The following are encoded together in the Montipora capricornis isolate CH-2021 chromosome 5, ASM3666992v2, whole genome shotgun sequence genome:
- the LOC138048913 gene encoding uncharacterized protein, with product MASGYEDFIFEEDFDAIMAVLEEDESLEGQFHEAVQEVQRQDIACSICHKVCKSKRGLSIHMNAKHKENDDEDIQEQSGQRTAFTADTLIDLVNDLKTTISKKKVFTTAMRDEISSYRFNISEGSKEFEVLQSIFDGLTKNGNAEKFYSKYYANIALHATTYFPGLSRNSSTLLATKLADRLLAYRKESLSPVDINEIKKSLQEKEISGLQYLGGYVLQNLHNKHRASKNWKSTESQQAMSLLTARKEELSKINESQTLIASLTRGGLWNPTEKAQKIFTRAEHYFRNNKTGQCQRFININIMVENCCKDTEVVAFFNDIVSESSLEIDKRISKDMLHNIINVFLHVRSFLFAKDVIQKHKIKQKQVKAKSLREEIKRASGGKDDREP from the exons ATGGCGTCTGGCTACGAGGATTTtatatttgaagaagatttcGATGCGATCATGGCGGTTTTAGAAGAAGATGAGAGCTTGGAAGGTCAATTTCACGAAGCTGTACAGGAG GTGCAAAGACAAGACATAGCTTGCAGCATATGtcacaaagtttgcaaaagtaaACGAGGTCTCAGCATACACATGAATGCTAAACACAAAGAAAACGACGATGAAGATATACAAGAACAATCAGGACAGAGAACTGCATTTACAGCCGATACCTTGATCGATCTGGTGAACGACTTGAAAACGACAATAAGCAAAAAGAAAGTCTTCACAACCGCCATGCGAGACGAAATATCATCCTACCGATTTAACATTAGCGAGGGATCGAAAGAGTTTGAAGTTCTACAGTCTATTTTTGATGGACTTACAAAAAATGGAAACGCTGAAAAGTTTTATTCGAAGTATTACGCTAATATAGCGTTACATGCTACCACATACTTCCCGGGGCTGTCACGCAATTCATCAACATTGCTAGCAACAAAACTTGCAGATCGACTCCTGGCCTACAGGAAAGAATCGCTTTCACCTGTTGATATTAATGAAATCAAAAAATCCTTGCAAGAGAAAGAGATTTCTGGTCTACAGTATCTTGGGGGTTATGTTTTGCAAAATTTACACAACAAACACAGAGCATCTAAGAATTGGAAATCAACAGAAAGTCAACAAGCAATGTCTTTATTAACAGCACGCAAAGAAGAATTAAGTAAGATCAATGAGTCACAGACACTTATTGCATCATTAACCCGTGGAGGATTGTGGAACCCAACTGAAAAAGCCCAGAAGATATTTACGAGGGCAGAACATTATTTTAGAAACAATAAAACTGGGCAATGTCAAAGATtcataaatattaatattatggtTGAGAACTGTTGCAAAGATACAGAGGTGGTTGCCTTTTTCAATGATATAGTGTCTGAATCGTCACTGGAGATTGATAAAAGAATTAGTAAAGATATGTTGCATAACATTATTAACGTGTTTTTACATGTGCGctcatttttatttgcaaaagaTGTCATTCAGAAGCataaaatcaaacaaaagcAAGTGAAAGCTAAGTCCCTGAGAGAGGAAATTAAGAGGGCAAGTGGAGGAAAGGATGACAGAGAACCATAG